The Shewanella mangrovisoli genome has a window encoding:
- the tolC gene encoding outer membrane channel protein TolC, with protein sequence MKFKIRSLCAALTLAASAQAVQADDLLQIYQQALTSDPLVLQAQAQRNALFEKIEQNRAPLLPTISANVGYDKAWNDPKSDTSGLTGSLKLNQVIYDHSAWVGLSLAEKAASQADSTYASALQNLITRVTKAYFDVLTAKDNYEFQGAEKRAIERQLEQTKQRFAVGLTAITDVHEAQAQYDLASATEILAENTLANSYEALREITGIDHKTINVLDTNRFSAVTPAPTSSSEWLKIAETNSVDLMTQRIGKDIAQETISLYKAGHMPSLSLNAGYNKGLEQKTGDVNEPDFDNVNVGVNLSIPIFEGFKVTSQVKEAQFQYVEASEKLEQTYRSVVKNVRNNYNNVGASISSIRAYEQSVISSESALKATQAGFEVGTRTIVDVLNRTRDLYDSKRKLSDARYSYINSIIALKQAAGTLNEDDVISINNGLKAE encoded by the coding sequence ATGAAATTTAAGATCCGTTCTCTATGCGCAGCATTAACTCTCGCGGCTTCCGCTCAAGCGGTTCAAGCAGATGATTTACTGCAAATATATCAACAAGCACTGACGAGCGACCCGCTAGTATTACAAGCACAAGCTCAGCGTAATGCCTTGTTTGAAAAGATCGAACAAAACCGTGCACCACTGTTACCGACCATCAGCGCTAACGTGGGTTATGACAAAGCATGGAATGATCCTAAGAGCGATACCAGTGGATTGACCGGTAGCCTAAAGCTGAACCAAGTGATCTATGATCACAGCGCTTGGGTTGGTTTAAGCCTTGCCGAAAAAGCCGCTTCTCAAGCCGATTCGACCTATGCTTCAGCACTGCAAAATTTGATCACTCGTGTGACTAAAGCCTACTTTGATGTGTTAACGGCAAAAGATAACTACGAGTTCCAAGGCGCAGAAAAACGGGCGATTGAACGTCAACTCGAGCAGACCAAACAACGTTTTGCCGTAGGTTTAACTGCGATTACCGACGTGCATGAAGCGCAAGCTCAGTATGACTTAGCCTCGGCGACTGAAATTTTGGCTGAAAACACACTAGCCAACAGCTACGAAGCCCTGCGTGAAATCACGGGTATCGATCACAAGACCATTAATGTGCTCGACACCAACCGTTTCTCTGCGGTAACACCAGCACCTACCTCATCGAGTGAGTGGCTAAAGATTGCTGAAACCAACAGCGTCGATCTGATGACTCAACGCATCGGTAAAGATATTGCTCAAGAGACCATTAGCCTCTACAAAGCGGGCCATATGCCATCTCTTAGCTTAAACGCTGGCTATAACAAAGGGTTAGAGCAAAAAACGGGCGACGTAAATGAGCCAGATTTTGACAATGTGAACGTTGGCGTGAACTTAAGCATTCCGATTTTCGAAGGCTTTAAAGTCACATCACAGGTCAAAGAAGCACAATTCCAATACGTGGAAGCGAGTGAGAAGTTAGAGCAAACCTACCGTAGTGTGGTGAAAAACGTTCGTAACAACTACAACAACGTAGGCGCTTCAATCAGCTCAATCCGTGCCTATGAGCAGTCAGTGATTTCATCTGAGAGTGCGTTAAAGGCAACACAAGCAGGTTTTGAAGTCGGTACTCGTACTATTGTTGACGTACTGAACCGTACCCGTGATCTGTACGACTCAAAACGTAAATTGTCGGATGCTCGTTACAGCTACATCAACTCAATTATTGCGTTGAAACAAGCTGCTGGCACCTTAAATGAAGACGATGTTATCTCTATCAACAACGGTCTAAAAGCCGAATAA
- the nudF gene encoding ADP-ribose diphosphatase, with protein sequence MKPAGFSQTDVEILEKKSLYQGFFALEQFTFKHKLFAGGWSQPVTREVFERGHAVVVLPYDAARDKIVLIEQIRFPALATTKSPWLMELVAGMIAPDETPLDVAHRELLEETGLTARNMHYVNSYLASPGGSTERFYFYWAEVDSSLAQGLHGLADEHEDIRLHVLDREDAYNQVVNGAIDNASTVIGLQWLQLNYQQLVKVG encoded by the coding sequence ATGAAGCCTGCTGGTTTTTCGCAAACAGATGTGGAAATTCTCGAGAAAAAGTCGCTGTATCAAGGTTTTTTCGCCCTCGAACAGTTCACTTTTAAACACAAATTATTTGCTGGTGGTTGGAGCCAACCCGTGACCCGTGAAGTGTTCGAGCGTGGCCATGCCGTGGTGGTCCTGCCCTATGATGCTGCGCGTGACAAGATTGTTTTAATTGAACAAATTCGTTTTCCTGCATTAGCGACCACTAAATCTCCTTGGCTAATGGAGTTGGTCGCGGGTATGATTGCGCCCGACGAAACGCCGCTGGATGTTGCGCACCGCGAGCTGCTGGAAGAAACCGGCTTAACCGCCCGCAATATGCATTATGTGAATAGTTATCTGGCAAGTCCTGGTGGCAGTACGGAGCGTTTCTATTTCTATTGGGCCGAGGTGGATTCATCCTTGGCGCAAGGTCTGCACGGATTAGCTGACGAACACGAAGATATTCGATTGCATGTGTTAGACCGTGAGGATGCCTATAATCAGGTCGTCAACGGGGCAATAGACAATGCGTCGACCGTAATTGGATTGCAGTGGTTGCAATTAAACTATCAGCAACTGGTTAAAGTTGGATAA
- a CDS encoding DUF1249 domain-containing protein yields the protein MATSTSHRKPRYQPNVSDFLALCGRNYGYMQKWLPLDIEVGQSWQLEGEAGVLVIRILENTKYTQLVEISRPVKIMEFINTPKVLVRIYHDAKLAEVLTGQQIYQLRPVYDYPNLRMYHSDEKYQVNAFLGELLKIGCQQRLVCQS from the coding sequence TTGGCTACTTCAACATCGCACCGAAAACCGCGCTACCAACCTAACGTGAGCGACTTTTTAGCGCTATGCGGGCGTAACTACGGCTATATGCAGAAGTGGTTACCGCTCGATATTGAAGTGGGCCAGTCTTGGCAACTCGAAGGTGAAGCGGGTGTATTAGTAATCCGTATTTTAGAAAATACCAAATACACTCAATTAGTTGAGATCTCACGCCCGGTTAAAATCATGGAGTTTATTAATACTCCCAAGGTGTTAGTGAGAATTTATCATGATGCTAAATTAGCAGAAGTGTTAACTGGTCAACAGATTTACCAATTGCGCCCAGTGTATGATTATCCCAATTTACGCATGTATCATAGCGATGAAAAGTACCAGGTTAATGCATTCCTGGGGGAGTTATTGAAGATTGGCTGCCAACAACGTTTGGTGTGTCAATCTTAG